A region from the Polaribacter sp. Hel1_33_78 genome encodes:
- a CDS encoding exodeoxyribonuclease V subunit beta — MQQPSIFQVYNASAGSGKTFTLVKEYLKVLLNSEDIFSFQKILAITFTNKAAGEMKERVLSSLEDFAAGKENDLCNIIITEIDADKPIIQQRSKKILEAILQNYAAFSITTIDSFTHKIIKSFAYDLGLPQNFEVEMDAVSLLNQAVDVLISKIGSDKKLTKLLIDYSLDKTDDDKSWDISKDLNEFAKVLLNEDDIKHFRALANKKLEDFTNLKTKLYSHQKELKEAIKNVGAAFLDLIENHGIAHKDFMRATIPKFFLDLSAKSVNIDFLKRSETIEKAIENHQYYSKTTTTAVASLIENIVPEVINLYAQSKDLYNQFLMNKLALKNIIPLAVLNNINIELEQIKEENNIRLNAEFNQLISDNIKEQPAPFIYERIGQRFQHYFIDEMQDTSELQWQNLIPLIDNALAQENSNLLLVGDGKQAIYRWRGGKAEQFIELGSPLKNPFHVKKEIKSLETNFRSYSEVINFNNSFFQHTANFIQNDSYKNLFIEGNKQFENSKKGGFVSLTFLEKEEDKDLEKLKYPKKVLEKINKVKDSFSLNEICVLTRTKKDGVAVANYLSENGVDIISSETLLIQNSPKVCFIIDVLKVLQNANDEETRFEVLYFLHQHLQIKNPKHIFFKEFSKVDNQTIFESLKLYGISFEISTFYQLPFYEKIEEIIRGFNLIHTSDAYLQFFLDVVIEQQRKSTDVADFLEFWELKKDKLSIVAPGSSNAVQIMTIHKAKGLEFPVVIFPCDVDIYRQINPKVWLNELPENYDNFEELLIPYNKELSYVNDTGLEIYNQQREELELDNFNLLYVSLTRAVEQLYVITEMKISAKGEENTNFYSGVFINYLIQNKLWKEGVLEYYFGDEIRVSNNELQSSVAEIHQKFISTPWQEHNVVLLAGASKLWDTNQGEAINFGNLFHEILSKIITEKDVSKIIAAYHQEGIIDKNQLLIINSTIISVVNHPKLASYFSKEVTVYNEREIVDTDNQIIIPDRLVFLGENEVVIIDYKTGNPSAEHHQQLLKYERVLKTMHFKVDKKLLIYINDKIDVVEV; from the coding sequence GTGCAACAACCATCAATCTTTCAAGTTTACAATGCTTCTGCAGGAAGTGGAAAAACATTTACACTTGTAAAAGAATACTTGAAAGTTTTATTAAACTCTGAAGATATTTTTTCTTTTCAGAAAATTTTAGCAATTACATTTACCAACAAGGCTGCTGGAGAAATGAAAGAGCGGGTGTTGTCTAGTTTAGAAGATTTTGCTGCGGGAAAAGAAAACGATTTATGCAACATTATAATAACAGAAATAGATGCTGATAAACCAATAATTCAGCAGAGAAGTAAGAAAATATTGGAAGCAATTTTGCAAAATTATGCTGCTTTTTCGATAACTACGATTGATAGTTTTACACATAAAATTATTAAAAGTTTTGCCTATGATTTAGGTTTACCTCAAAATTTTGAGGTTGAAATGGATGCAGTTTCTTTGCTAAATCAAGCAGTGGATGTCTTAATTTCTAAAATAGGATCCGATAAAAAACTAACAAAACTTTTGATTGATTATTCTTTAGATAAAACAGACGATGATAAATCTTGGGATATTTCTAAGGATTTAAACGAGTTTGCAAAAGTGCTTTTAAATGAAGATGATATTAAACACTTTAGAGCGCTTGCTAACAAAAAATTAGAGGATTTTACAAATCTAAAAACCAAACTATATAGCCATCAAAAGGAATTAAAAGAAGCTATAAAAAATGTTGGCGCAGCGTTTTTAGATTTAATTGAAAATCATGGTATAGCGCACAAGGATTTTATGCGGGCGACAATTCCGAAATTCTTTTTAGATTTGAGCGCGAAGTCAGTAAATATTGATTTTCTAAAACGAAGTGAAACTATTGAAAAAGCGATTGAAAATCATCAATATTATTCGAAAACAACAACAACTGCTGTCGCTTCACTAATTGAAAATATTGTTCCAGAAGTAATCAATTTGTATGCACAGTCGAAAGATTTGTACAATCAGTTTTTGATGAATAAATTGGCCTTAAAAAACATCATTCCCTTAGCAGTTTTAAATAATATCAACATAGAGTTAGAGCAAATAAAAGAAGAGAATAATATAAGATTAAATGCAGAGTTTAATCAACTTATTTCAGATAATATTAAAGAGCAACCTGCACCTTTTATTTATGAAAGAATTGGACAGCGTTTTCAGCATTATTTTATTGATGAAATGCAAGATACGTCTGAGTTGCAATGGCAAAATTTGATTCCTTTAATAGACAATGCACTAGCGCAAGAAAATAGTAATCTGTTACTGGTAGGAGACGGAAAACAAGCCATATATAGATGGAGAGGTGGCAAAGCAGAACAGTTTATTGAGTTGGGTTCTCCTTTAAAAAACCCTTTTCATGTTAAAAAAGAAATCAAGAGTTTAGAAACCAATTTCAGAAGTTATTCAGAAGTCATTAATTTTAATAATTCATTTTTTCAGCACACCGCAAATTTTATTCAAAATGACTCATATAAGAATCTTTTTATAGAAGGAAATAAGCAATTTGAAAATTCTAAAAAAGGTGGATTTGTTTCATTAACATTTCTCGAAAAAGAGGAAGATAAAGACTTAGAAAAATTAAAATATCCAAAGAAAGTTTTAGAAAAAATTAATAAAGTAAAAGATAGTTTTTCTTTAAATGAAATTTGTGTTTTAACTCGGACAAAAAAAGATGGAGTTGCGGTTGCAAATTATTTGTCTGAAAATGGAGTCGATATTATTTCTTCAGAAACGCTGTTAATACAGAACAGTCCTAAAGTATGCTTTATTATCGATGTTTTAAAGGTTTTGCAAAATGCTAATGATGAAGAAACACGTTTTGAAGTCTTGTATTTTTTGCATCAACATTTGCAAATTAAGAATCCAAAACATATTTTTTTTAAAGAGTTCTCAAAAGTTGATAATCAAACTATTTTTGAATCTTTAAAATTGTATGGAATTTCTTTTGAAATTTCTACTTTTTATCAGCTGCCATTTTACGAAAAGATCGAAGAAATTATTCGAGGCTTTAATTTAATTCATACTTCTGACGCGTATTTACAGTTTTTTTTAGATGTTGTTATAGAGCAGCAAAGAAAATCTACAGATGTTGCTGATTTTCTCGAGTTTTGGGAACTCAAAAAAGATAAATTAAGTATTGTTGCTCCGGGAAGCTCAAATGCAGTTCAAATTATGACCATCCATAAGGCTAAGGGATTAGAATTTCCTGTAGTTATTTTTCCTTGTGATGTAGATATTTACAGGCAAATAAATCCGAAAGTTTGGTTAAATGAATTACCAGAAAATTACGATAATTTCGAAGAATTATTAATTCCTTATAATAAAGAATTAAGTTATGTAAATGATACGGGCTTGGAAATTTACAATCAGCAAAGAGAGGAATTAGAATTAGATAATTTTAATTTGTTATATGTTTCTTTAACAAGAGCAGTTGAGCAATTGTACGTAATTACGGAAATGAAAATTTCAGCAAAAGGAGAAGAAAATACAAACTTTTATTCTGGTGTTTTTATCAACTACTTAATCCAAAATAAGCTTTGGAAAGAGGGTGTTTTAGAATATTATTTTGGTGATGAAATTAGAGTAAGTAATAATGAACTACAAAGTTCGGTTGCTGAAATTCATCAGAAATTTATTTCTACTCCTTGGCAAGAGCATAATGTTGTTCTATTAGCGGGTGCTTCAAAATTATGGGATACAAATCAAGGAGAAGCGATCAATTTTGGAAACTTATTTCATGAAATCTTGTCAAAAATTATCACGGAAAAAGATGTTAGTAAAATTATAGCGGCATATCATCAAGAAGGAATCATAGATAAAAATCAATTATTAATAATCAATAGCACAATTATTTCTGTTGTAAACCACCCAAAACTGGCGTCGTATTTTTCGAAAGAAGTCACGGTATATAATGAGAGGGAAATTGTAGATACAGATAATCAAATTATTATACCAGATAGATTGGTTTTTTTGGGTGAGAATGAAGTTGTAATTATAGATTACAAAACAGGAAACCCGTCAGCAGAACATCACCAACAATTGTTAAAATACGAGCGAGTTTTAAAAACGATGCATTTTAAAGTAGATAAAAAACTACTTATATATATTAATGATAAAATTGATGTTGTTGAAGTATAA
- a CDS encoding ZIP family metal transporter, which yields MSTFDQLVVFGKEHPILAALYASLFTWGLTALGASLVFFFKKLNRAVLDGMLGFTGGVMVAASFWSLLAPAIDNSPGEGFLKVLPAAIGFGLGALSLFGMDKILPHLHINFKENEAEGVKTEWHKTTLLVLAITLHNIPEGLAVGVLFGAASTLVGVEQTEMIVAAISLAIGIGIQNFPEGFAVAMPLRRQGVSRLKSFWYGQLSAVVEPVAAVLGALAVSFFTPILPYALAFAAGAMIFVVVEEVIPETQRDKYTDIATLGFIGGFIVMMSLDVGLG from the coding sequence ATGAGTACATTCGATCAACTAGTAGTATTTGGAAAAGAACACCCAATATTGGCAGCATTATATGCTTCTCTTTTTACCTGGGGTTTAACAGCTCTGGGAGCATCTTTAGTCTTCTTTTTTAAAAAATTAAACAGAGCAGTTTTAGACGGTATGCTTGGTTTTACGGGAGGCGTAATGGTGGCCGCAAGTTTTTGGAGTTTACTAGCTCCAGCAATTGATAACAGTCCTGGAGAGGGTTTTTTAAAAGTTTTACCGGCGGCCATTGGGTTTGGATTAGGAGCTTTGTCTCTTTTTGGAATGGATAAAATTTTACCACATTTACATATCAATTTTAAAGAAAATGAGGCAGAAGGAGTAAAAACTGAATGGCATAAAACAACGTTATTAGTTTTGGCGATAACATTGCATAATATTCCAGAAGGTTTGGCAGTTGGTGTTTTGTTTGGGGCAGCATCGACACTTGTGGGGGTAGAACAAACAGAAATGATCGTTGCAGCTATTTCTTTAGCAATCGGAATTGGAATTCAGAATTTTCCCGAAGGTTTTGCCGTTGCAATGCCTTTAAGAAGGCAAGGTGTTAGTCGATTAAAAAGTTTTTGGTACGGACAGTTATCTGCAGTTGTAGAACCAGTTGCAGCAGTTTTAGGTGCTTTAGCAGTATCTTTTTTTACACCAATTTTACCCTATGCTTTGGCGTTTGCAGCAGGGGCAATGATTTTTGTGGTAGTAGAAGAGGTGATTCCGGAAACCCAAAGAGATAAATACACAGATATTGCTACTCTTGGTTTTATTGGTGGATTTATAGTAATGATGTCTTTAGACGTTGGTTTAGGTTAA
- a CDS encoding metal-dependent transcriptional regulator has product MFTLSEENYLKAIYHLEIDADKGISTNSIAKKLETKASSVTDMVKKLSEKEVVVYKKYQGVKLTNYGKKTAANIVRKHRLWEVFLVEKLNFSWDEVHDVAEQLEHIKSPKLINQLDSFLGFPSNDPHGDPIPDKEGNLKIIEKSLLSTFYKNESGVCVGVDDSSSEFLRYLDKKGITLGKQITVLEKEDFDDSLSIEMDNKKFSISNKIANNLYMKK; this is encoded by the coding sequence ATGTTTACACTTTCTGAAGAAAATTATTTAAAAGCAATTTATCATTTAGAAATAGATGCCGATAAAGGAATTAGTACAAATTCTATTGCTAAAAAATTAGAAACAAAAGCTTCTTCAGTAACAGATATGGTTAAGAAACTATCTGAAAAGGAGGTGGTAGTTTATAAAAAATATCAAGGGGTAAAATTAACTAATTATGGAAAAAAGACCGCAGCAAATATTGTAAGAAAACACCGGTTATGGGAGGTTTTTTTGGTTGAAAAATTAAATTTTTCTTGGGACGAAGTGCATGATGTAGCAGAACAATTAGAACATATAAAATCTCCAAAATTAATCAATCAGTTAGATTCTTTTTTAGGATTTCCAAGCAATGATCCTCATGGAGATCCAATTCCGGATAAAGAAGGAAATTTAAAAATTATTGAAAAAAGCTTATTATCTACTTTTTATAAAAATGAAAGCGGTGTTTGTGTGGGTGTAGACGATTCGTCATCAGAATTTTTACGTTATTTAGATAAAAAGGGAATCACTTTAGGAAAACAAATTACAGTATTAGAAAAAGAAGATTTTGATGATTCTTTATCCATTGAAATGGACAATAAGAAATTTTCAATTTCAAATAAAATTGCGAACAATTTATATATGAAAAAATAA
- a CDS encoding TonB-dependent receptor: protein MFIKLILFLGITSSCGQTNTISGKIKSGSGVLPYANIYLKKTKIGTTSNENGFYELRNIPKGNYTLIVSSIGYQTKTIKISFNSNQKLTKNFSLSENNSLDEIVISGTLRPVTKSNSPVPVEVYSTSFFKKNPTPSIFESMQNVNGVRPQLNCNVCNTGDIHINGLEGPYTFVLIDGMPIVSGLSTVYGLTGIPQALIERVEVVKGSASTLYGSEAVGGIINIITKRPSNSPKLTTDTFTSSWGEINTDVGLRYKLSEKIESLLGVNYFNYQNKIDNNEDGFTDLTLQHRISFFNKINIERKNNKVFTIAGRYVYEDRWGGEMDWEKKYRGTNIKYGESIYTNRWETFGTYQLPTTENINFQFSANGHYQDSFYGTDKYEAAQLIGFGQFVYNKRIKENHDFLLGIAYRYTFYDDNTFATIDENGIKNKPSKTHLPGIFLQDEISLNKQNKLLLGARWDYNSIHGNIFSPRINYKWNSKDKSDIFRVSIGNGFRVANVFTEDHAALTGAREVEFRGQLKPETSWNTNINYVKKINTENIFITFDTSIFYTYFNNRILPDYESDPNKIIYANLNGYSISKGISFTSDILFTNGFTMNIGATFMDVSVTENNIKTRQLLTETFSGVWSISYKFDTNFTLDYTGNLYGPMRLPLLGVNDNRTEFSPWFSIQNIQLTKKFSNSWEVYGGIKNLLNFTPPANSINNANNPFDIGIDTVKNPELAFDPSYVYASNQGIRAFVGIRFTLF, encoded by the coding sequence ATATTTATCAAACTTATTTTGTTTTTAGGAATTACCAGTTCTTGCGGACAAACAAATACTATTTCAGGAAAGATTAAGTCAGGAAGTGGAGTTTTACCTTATGCAAATATTTATTTGAAAAAGACAAAAATTGGCACAACGTCTAATGAAAATGGGTTTTATGAATTACGCAACATCCCGAAAGGGAACTATACGCTTATTGTAAGCAGTATTGGATATCAAACAAAAACAATAAAAATATCCTTTAATAGCAATCAAAAACTGACTAAAAATTTTTCTTTATCCGAAAATAATTCTTTAGATGAAATTGTTATCTCAGGAACTTTACGTCCTGTAACAAAATCGAACAGCCCTGTACCTGTTGAAGTATATAGTACATCTTTTTTTAAGAAAAACCCAACGCCTTCTATTTTTGAATCTATGCAAAATGTAAATGGTGTTAGGCCACAATTAAATTGCAATGTTTGTAATACGGGAGATATCCATATTAATGGTTTAGAAGGACCTTATACATTCGTTTTAATTGATGGAATGCCAATTGTTAGCGGGCTTTCTACAGTTTATGGTTTAACAGGAATACCACAAGCATTAATAGAACGTGTTGAAGTTGTTAAAGGATCAGCATCTACATTATATGGTTCTGAAGCTGTTGGAGGTATTATAAACATCATCACAAAAAGACCCTCAAATTCCCCTAAATTAACTACTGATACTTTTACAAGTTCTTGGGGAGAAATAAATACTGATGTTGGTTTACGTTATAAATTATCAGAAAAAATTGAAAGTCTATTAGGAGTAAATTATTTCAATTATCAAAATAAAATAGATAATAATGAAGATGGGTTTACAGATTTAACTTTACAGCATCGAATTTCATTTTTTAATAAAATAAATATCGAAAGAAAGAATAACAAAGTATTTACAATCGCTGGAAGATACGTCTATGAAGATAGATGGGGAGGTGAAATGGATTGGGAAAAAAAATACAGAGGAACCAACATTAAATATGGTGAAAGCATCTACACAAATAGATGGGAAACTTTTGGAACATACCAATTACCAACCACTGAAAATATTAATTTTCAATTTAGTGCAAATGGCCATTATCAAGATTCTTTTTATGGCACAGATAAATATGAGGCAGCACAACTGATTGGCTTTGGACAATTTGTGTACAATAAAAGAATTAAAGAAAATCATGACTTTTTATTAGGTATTGCATACAGATATACCTTTTATGATGATAATACTTTTGCCACAATTGATGAAAATGGGATTAAAAATAAACCCTCAAAAACTCATTTACCTGGTATTTTTCTGCAGGACGAAATTAGCCTTAACAAACAAAATAAATTATTATTAGGCGCAAGATGGGATTATAATAGTATACATGGAAATATTTTTTCGCCAAGGATAAATTACAAGTGGAATTCAAAAGATAAATCAGATATTTTTAGAGTAAGTATTGGAAATGGATTTAGAGTCGCAAATGTTTTCACAGAAGATCATGCCGCTTTAACAGGAGCTAGGGAAGTAGAGTTTAGGGGACAATTAAAACCTGAAACTTCTTGGAATACAAACATCAACTATGTAAAAAAAATAAATACAGAAAATATATTTATCACCTTTGATACAAGTATATTTTATACATATTTTAATAATAGAATTTTACCTGATTATGAATCTGATCCTAACAAAATTATTTATGCCAACTTAAATGGATACTCAATATCTAAAGGAATTTCTTTTACTTCCGACATTTTGTTTACAAATGGTTTTACCATGAATATAGGTGCTACTTTTATGGATGTTTCTGTTACAGAAAACAACATTAAAACAAGGCAATTATTAACTGAAACATTTAGTGGTGTTTGGTCTATTTCTTATAAGTTTGATACTAACTTTACTTTAGATTACACTGGTAATTTATATGGCCCAATGCGTTTACCCTTGCTTGGAGTAAACGACAATAGGACTGAATTTTCCCCATGGTTTAGCATTCAAAACATTCAGTTAACAAAAAAATTTAGCAATAGTTGGGAAGTTTATGGAGGGATAAAAAACCTATTAAACTTTACACCACCTGCAAATAGTATTAACAATGCAAACAACCCTTTTGACATTGGAATTGACACAGTAAAAAATCCTGAATTAGCTTTTGACCCAAGTTATGTTTATGCTTCGAATCAAGGCATTAGAGCATTTGTAGGTATACGATTTACACTTTTTTAA
- a CDS encoding DUF255 domain-containing protein encodes MNKIFLYILLCGYFTTNAQTKKTTLKVYTFPEIEKLHQQNPKPIVAFVYTDWCKICFAMKKTTFTNDKIIHLLNNQFYFVKLNAEQKEDIVFLKKTFIYKPSGNKTGINELTKELASINGKISYPTTTILNSNIEIDLQIDNYIGSKNMQTILMKFLTLNEN; translated from the coding sequence ATGAATAAAATATTTCTTTATATTTTGTTATGTGGATATTTTACAACGAATGCACAGACAAAAAAAACAACATTAAAAGTGTATACTTTTCCTGAAATAGAAAAACTGCATCAACAAAATCCAAAACCAATTGTAGCTTTTGTTTATACTGATTGGTGTAAAATTTGTTTTGCAATGAAGAAAACTACTTTTACAAATGATAAAATAATACATCTTTTAAATAATCAATTCTATTTCGTAAAACTAAATGCCGAACAAAAAGAAGATATTGTTTTTTTAAAAAAAACATTCATTTATAAACCTTCAGGAAATAAAACAGGGATAAACGAATTAACAAAAGAATTAGCATCAATAAATGGAAAAATTAGTTATCCAACAACAACTATTTTGAATTCCAATATTGAAATTGATTTACAAATAGATAATTATATAGGTAGTAAAAATATGCAAACAATTCTAATGAAGTTTTTAACCTTGAATGAGAATTAA
- the mfd gene encoding transcription-repair coupling factor, translating to MSTQNIVNKYQNSTNVSQIITALQQDQNHFQITNLVGSSLSFVISESFKKTDKPYLLIFNDKEEAAYYLNDLEQLLGDKNVLFYPGSYRRPYQIEETDNANVLLRSEVLNRINSRKKPAVIVTYPAALFEKVVTKKELEKNTLKVAVGESLSLDFVNEVLFEYKFKRVDFVTEPGDFSVRGGIIDVFSFSNDEPYRIEFFGDEIDSIRTFDVETQLSKEKMKKVSIMPNVENKTFEENRESFLKYISSKTVVFIKNIDLLVGNLDKFFQKSEEAFKDVSKEIKHTKPSELFCDGNFIKNQLQDFTLVNFGRSTAKDQLEIVFNVKPQPSFNKQFNLLIDDLNEHHLAGFTNYIFCANEQQAKRFHDIFDDAEQEVHYETVVFPLYQGFVDIHNKLVCYTDHEIFERYHKFRLKNGYAKKQAITLQELNKLEIGDYVTHMDHGIGKFGGLQKIDVQGKKQEAIKLVYGERDILYVSIHSLHKISKFNGKDGKAPKIYKLGSGAWKKIKQKTKARVKHIAFNLIQLYAKRKLQKGFAFGPDTHIQHELEGSFMYEDTPDQFTATQDVKNDMEKEQPMDRLVCGDVGFGKTEVAVRAAFKAVDNGKQVAILVPTTILAFQHYKTFTERLKDFPIKIDYLNRFRTAKQKTAAIEGVNKGEVDIIIGTHQLTNQRLKFKDLGLLIIDEEQKFGVAVKDKLKTLKENVDTLTLTATPIPRTLQFSLMAARDLSVIKTPPPNRHPIESSVIRFSEETIRDAISYEISRGGQVFFIHNRIENIKEVAGLLQRLVPSAKISIGHGQMEGKKLEALMLGFMNNEFDVLVSTTIVESGLDVPNANTIFINNANNFGLSDLHQMRGRVGRSNKKAFCYFITPPYHMMTDDARKRIEALVLFSDLGSGINIAMKDLEIRGAGDLLGGEQSGFINDIGFDTYQKILQEAIEELKENEFKELYPADNSKPKEFVKEVQIDTDFEILFPDDYVNSITERLSLYNKLGSLKTAEELQVFETEIVDRFGEVPNEVLDLLDSVRIKWLAKELGLEKIILKQKRMIGYFVSNQQSEFYQTAAFSKMLKYVQQNSKNCVMKEKETKNGLRLLITFIKIDSVKTALQILTRI from the coding sequence TTGAGTACCCAAAACATTGTAAATAAATATCAAAATTCTACGAATGTTTCGCAGATAATCACAGCACTTCAACAAGACCAAAACCATTTTCAAATTACGAATTTGGTGGGCTCATCATTGTCTTTTGTTATCTCAGAAAGCTTTAAAAAAACAGACAAACCTTATCTTTTAATCTTTAATGACAAAGAAGAAGCAGCTTATTATTTAAACGATTTAGAACAACTTTTAGGTGATAAAAATGTGCTTTTTTACCCTGGATCCTACAGAAGACCTTATCAAATTGAAGAAACCGACAATGCAAATGTTTTATTGCGTTCTGAGGTTTTAAATAGGATTAATTCTCGTAAAAAACCCGCTGTAATTGTAACGTATCCTGCGGCATTATTTGAGAAAGTAGTTACTAAAAAAGAATTAGAAAAAAATACTTTAAAAGTTGCAGTTGGTGAAAGCTTATCGCTCGATTTTGTAAATGAAGTTTTATTTGAATATAAATTTAAACGAGTTGACTTTGTTACTGAGCCTGGCGATTTTTCTGTAAGAGGCGGAATCATTGATGTCTTCTCATTCTCTAACGATGAGCCTTATAGAATTGAATTTTTCGGAGATGAAATTGACAGTATCAGAACTTTTGATGTAGAAACTCAACTTTCGAAGGAAAAAATGAAGAAAGTTTCTATCATGCCAAATGTAGAAAACAAAACTTTTGAGGAAAATAGAGAAAGTTTCTTAAAGTATATTTCGTCTAAAACGGTCGTTTTCATCAAAAATATTGACTTATTAGTAGGTAATTTGGATAAATTCTTTCAAAAATCAGAAGAAGCTTTCAAAGATGTATCCAAAGAAATTAAACATACAAAACCATCAGAATTATTTTGTGATGGTAATTTTATTAAAAACCAATTACAAGATTTTACTTTAGTAAATTTTGGGAGATCAACAGCTAAGGACCAATTAGAAATTGTTTTTAATGTAAAACCACAGCCTTCCTTTAACAAACAATTCAATTTACTAATTGATGATTTAAATGAACATCATTTAGCGGGCTTTACCAACTATATCTTTTGTGCAAATGAACAACAAGCTAAACGGTTCCATGATATTTTTGATGATGCGGAACAAGAAGTTCATTATGAAACAGTAGTTTTTCCTCTATATCAGGGTTTTGTAGACATACACAACAAATTAGTTTGCTATACAGATCATGAAATATTTGAACGTTATCATAAATTTAGATTAAAAAATGGGTATGCAAAAAAACAGGCTATCACACTTCAAGAATTAAACAAACTTGAAATTGGAGATTATGTAACCCATATGGATCACGGAATTGGAAAATTTGGTGGTTTACAAAAAATCGATGTTCAAGGAAAAAAGCAAGAAGCTATTAAATTAGTCTATGGAGAAAGAGATATTTTATATGTAAGTATTCATTCACTTCATAAGATTTCTAAATTCAATGGAAAAGACGGAAAAGCACCAAAAATATATAAATTAGGTTCCGGTGCTTGGAAAAAAATAAAACAAAAAACCAAAGCGAGAGTTAAACATATTGCCTTTAATTTAATTCAGTTGTATGCAAAAAGAAAATTGCAAAAAGGTTTTGCATTTGGACCAGATACGCATATTCAACATGAATTAGAAGGAAGTTTTATGTATGAAGATACGCCAGATCAATTTACAGCCACTCAAGATGTAAAAAATGATATGGAAAAAGAACAACCGATGGATAGATTGGTTTGTGGTGATGTTGGTTTTGGGAAAACTGAAGTTGCCGTAAGAGCTGCTTTTAAAGCAGTTGACAATGGTAAACAAGTGGCTATTTTAGTGCCAACAACTATCTTAGCTTTTCAACATTATAAGACATTTACAGAACGTTTAAAAGATTTTCCCATTAAAATAGATTACTTAAATAGGTTTAGAACTGCAAAACAAAAAACGGCTGCAATTGAGGGCGTAAATAAAGGTGAAGTTGATATTATTATTGGAACGCATCAATTAACCAATCAACGTTTAAAATTTAAAGATTTAGGCTTATTAATTATTGATGAAGAACAGAAGTTTGGTGTTGCTGTAAAAGATAAATTAAAAACGCTCAAGGAAAATGTTGACACTTTAACGCTAACTGCAACCCCTATTCCAAGAACCCTGCAATTTAGTTTAATGGCGGCAAGAGATTTATCAGTTATAAAAACTCCTCCACCAAACAGACATCCTATAGAAAGTAGTGTTATTCGTTTTTCTGAGGAAACCATTAGAGATGCTATTTCTTATGAAATTTCTAGAGGAGGACAAGTTTTTTTCATTCATAACAGAATTGAAAACATTAAAGAAGTTGCTGGTTTGTTGCAAAGATTAGTGCCATCTGCAAAAATTAGTATTGGCCACGGACAAATGGAAGGTAAAAAACTGGAAGCTTTAATGCTCGGTTTCATGAATAATGAATTTGATGTCCTAGTATCTACAACTATTGTAGAAAGTGGTTTAGACGTGCCAAATGCAAACACAATTTTTATAAATAATGCTAATAATTTTGGCTTGTCCGATTTGCATCAAATGCGAGGTCGAGTTGGGCGTTCTAACAAAAAAGCATTCTGTTATTTTATAACACCTCCTTATCACATGATGACCGATGATGCCAGAAAAAGAATAGAAGCGCTGGTTTTATTTTCTGATTTAGGAAGCGGAATTAATATTGCAATGAAAGATTTAGAAATTAGGGGTGCTGGAGATTTATTAGGCGGCGAACAAAGTGGCTTCATCAATGATATTGGCTTTGACACCTATCAAAAAATATTACAGGAAGCTATTGAGGAACTAAAAGAAAATGAATTTAAAGAATTGTATCCAGCAGACAACTCTAAACCTAAAGAGTTTGTAAAAGAGGTGCAAATTGATACAGATTTTGAAATTTTATTTCCTGATGACTATGTAAATTCAATTACGGAAAGATTGAGTTTATATAACAAATTAGGCAGCTTAAAAACAGCAGAAGAATTACAAGTTTTTGAAACAGAAATTGTAGATAGATTTGGAGAAGTGCCAAATGAAGTCTTGGATCTCTTAGATTCTGTTAGAATAAAATGGTTAGCAAAAGAATTAGGTTTAGAGAAAATCATTTTAAAACAAAAAAGAATGATTGGGTATTTTGTTTCTAATCAGCAAAGTGAATTTTATCAAACAGCAGCATTTTCAAAAATGCTAAAATATGTTCAACAGAATTCTAAAAATTGTGTAATGAAAGAGAAAGAAACTAAAAACGGATTACGTTTATTAATTACCTTTATTAAAATAGATTCTGTAAAAACAGCTTTACAAATATTAACCAGAATCTAA